The proteins below are encoded in one region of Triticum aestivum cultivar Chinese Spring chromosome 1B, IWGSC CS RefSeq v2.1, whole genome shotgun sequence:
- the LOC123149066 gene encoding protein tesmin/TSO1-like CXC 2, whose translation MMPQSQKCSCANHNCFHEGCACFTKEGVCSKDCKCRGKCENILDNEDTIAEKFAEHTKNKAPAAQTLHSGSVVAVLAPDTRAKPFPARKPGSRPLCSCPTSQCENGNCRCVRAVLPCCDRCKCKDCRNRGKLQDLFPGSGIKEEVPASGPTMTTRGAAQAAKESTAGCKCQTECASRCGCVRRKIKCTSKCKCQVCGNDDGSRFHNKSKAGAGGQGSTRRSSSAVESTGKRPKRV comes from the exons ATGATGCCGCAATCGCAGAAGTGCTCGTGTGCCAACCACAATTGCTTCCATGA GGGTTGTGCTTGTTTCACAAAGGAAGGGGTCTGCTCTAAGGACTGCAAGTGTCGTGGTAAGTGCGAGAACATCTTGGATAATGAAGACACGATCGCAGAGAAATTTGCTGAACACACCAAGAACAAAGCTCCTGCCGCTCAAACGCTTCACTCGGGCTCTGTTGTGGCGGTCCTCGCGCCGGATACCAGGGCTAAGCCATTCCCAGCACGAAAACCAGGGTCTAGGCCACTGTGCAGCTGTCCCACCTCCCAGTGCGAAAACGG GAACTGCAGATGTGTCAGGGCTGTCTTGCCTTGCTGTGACCGTTGCAAGTGCAAGGACTGCAGAAATCGGGGGAAGCTCCAGGATCTATTCCCGGGCAGCGGGATCAAGGAAGAGGTTCCTGCTTCAGGTCCGACCATGACGACTCGTGGGGCGGCGCAG GCTGCCAAGGAGTCCACCGCTGGGTGTAAATGCCAAACCGAATGCGCCAGTCGCTGCGGTTGCGTGAGGCGTAAAATCAAGTGCACCTCCAAATGCAAGTGCCAAGTGTGCGGCAATGACGACGGGAGCAGATTTC ACAATAAGTCCAAGGCTGGAGCAGGGGGTCAAGGGAGTACTCGCAGGAGCAGCAGCGCCGTCGAATCGACAGGCAAACGGCCAAAACGCGTT TGA